A genomic stretch from Elusimicrobiota bacterium includes:
- a CDS encoding YceH family protein: protein MPVELTPIEARILGSLVEKSLTTPELYPLTFNSLLNACNQKSSREPVMNLDTETMGRDLQTLMDKGLVERLHVPGDRVPKFRHHIENLLNSSEPKLIGAICVLLLRGPQTPGEIKGRTDRLCTFLGTAEVEGFLQELCAKTDPIVARLPRQAGQKETRYQHLFSGAAPGAAVELPKTKTATNGGADRLTQLEKRIEALEAFVKIFQEQAGKPA from the coding sequence ATGCCGGTTGAATTAACCCCCATCGAAGCCCGCATTTTGGGGTCTCTGGTGGAAAAATCCCTGACCACGCCGGAACTCTACCCCCTGACTTTTAACTCCCTGCTTAATGCCTGCAATCAAAAGTCAAGCCGGGAGCCGGTCATGAATTTGGATACGGAAACCATGGGCCGGGATCTTCAGACGCTCATGGATAAAGGGCTGGTTGAGCGATTGCATGTTCCCGGTGACCGGGTTCCTAAATTCCGGCATCACATCGAAAATTTATTAAACAGCAGCGAACCCAAGCTCATCGGCGCGATTTGCGTCTTGCTCTTGCGCGGCCCGCAAACGCCCGGAGAAATCAAAGGGCGCACCGACCGGCTGTGCACGTTTTTAGGCACCGCGGAAGTGGAAGGCTTCTTGCAGGAGTTATGCGCGAAAACCGACCCCATCGTCGCCCGCCTCCCGCGCCAAGCCGGGCAAAAAGAAACGCGCTATCAGCATCTTTTCTCGGGAGCCGCGCCCGGCGCTGCGGTGGAACTCCCTAAAACCAAAACCGCAACTAACGGCGGCGCGGACCGCTTAACCCAGTTGGAAAAAAGGATCGAAGCCCTGGAAGCATTCGTGAAAATCTTCCAAGAGCAGGCCGGTAAACCGGCCTAG